The following coding sequences are from one Candidatus Borkfalkia ceftriaxoniphila window:
- a CDS encoding cellulase family glycosylhydrolase, whose translation MKKILSLILGGTFALGAAFGLSACGGGEKDPYADIDKSLLYGMDEPLYEKGASSTSLTQVRGFDLDTTVDFVAMLGAKSFRFRMPNGFIQSPGQYDEEIYEYLQSASEKFRNAGVTNLIGQASLFPAYSGFRPDSANSAPRPDDEHYGDWLQAVTEMWQKVAELFPEITQWEMGNEFNTNTFFHPNGYQGIAGSLEEGVGGFSREEQVIVVTDYMYYAAKGIKAANPKNIAIMPGLSPTQLNMKNVEYFVEDVYARIKSGEAPYGNTKSKDPDDYFGALCWHPYAKSIDESWLQSQKDVYNIVIENGDEGKKVIFSELGFSDNGVDDVEELQIGYTERVFEYCENELPFVESVLSFRLYECEYAATWGGSQESHFGFFREPTGDKGFSPKAKAYKLQQIYGGSGDLAKYETPAKS comes from the coding sequence ATGAAAAAGATTTTAAGTTTGATTTTAGGGGGGACTTTCGCACTCGGTGCGGCGTTCGGTCTATCCGCCTGCGGCGGGGGCGAAAAAGATCCTTATGCGGATATCGATAAATCGCTCCTGTACGGCATGGACGAACCGCTCTACGAAAAGGGCGCGAGCAGTACTTCTCTCACGCAGGTGCGCGGGTTCGATCTGGATACGACGGTCGATTTTGTCGCCATGCTCGGCGCAAAATCATTCCGTTTCCGTATGCCGAACGGGTTTATCCAGTCGCCCGGTCAATACGACGAAGAAATTTATGAATATTTGCAGTCCGCGTCCGAAAAGTTTCGCAATGCGGGCGTCACCAACCTGATCGGGCAGGCGAGTTTATTCCCCGCATATTCGGGCTTCCGCCCCGATTCGGCAAACAGCGCGCCGCGCCCCGACGACGAGCACTACGGGGATTGGCTGCAAGCCGTTACCGAAATGTGGCAAAAAGTCGCGGAATTGTTCCCCGAGATCACGCAGTGGGAAATGGGCAACGAGTTTAACACCAATACCTTTTTCCATCCCAACGGCTATCAGGGGATCGCAGGATCGCTGGAAGAGGGCGTGGGCGGATTCTCGCGCGAGGAACAGGTGATCGTCGTTACCGATTATATGTATTATGCCGCGAAGGGCATCAAGGCGGCGAATCCGAAAAATATCGCGATCATGCCCGGGCTTTCGCCCACGCAGTTGAACATGAAAAACGTGGAATATTTCGTTGAGGACGTCTATGCCCGCATCAAGAGCGGCGAGGCGCCCTACGGCAACACGAAGTCGAAGGATCCCGACGATTATTTCGGCGCGCTTTGCTGGCATCCGTATGCAAAAAGTATCGACGAATCCTGGTTACAGTCGCAAAAGGATGTCTATAATATCGTGATCGAAAACGGGGACGAGGGAAAGAAAGTGATTTTCTCCGAACTCGGCTTTTCCGATAACGGCGTGGACGACGTCGAAGAATTGCAGATCGGCTATACCGAGCGTGTTTTCGAATACTGCGAGAACGAACTGCCTTTCGTCGAAAGCGTGCTCTCGTTCCGTTTGTACGAATGCGAGTATGCCGCGACCTGGGGCGGCAGTCAGGAGTCGCATTTCGGATTTTTCCGCGAACCGACGGGCGATAAAGGGTTCAGCCCCAAGGCGAAAGCATATAAATTGCAGCAGATCTACGGCGGCAGCGGCGATCTTGCCAAATACGAAACGCCCGCGAAATCGTGA
- a CDS encoding carbohydrate ABC transporter permease — MVKTNEVRAKKGINKAFSEHKIAYTIVYIIFTLYAITLVYPLLWVFVQSFRSKIDFFWYPLDFPKSFYGENYLRIFTEYNMAELFANSIVLSVCGTFASILASSCAAYVVSKYNFKLRNVIYGLVIVTMIIPTTGSIATTYRLMNDTGLAGTHIGLIIMYSGGFGFNFFLLYGFFKNLSLTYAESAKIDGAGHATIFFKIMLPLAKPSLFAVGIITFIGYWNDYYAPYMYLRNYPTLAVGIYQLSSDITTGANSYDYPALFAIMTISVVPIIVLFSIFQKTIMENTVAGGIKG; from the coding sequence ATGGTAAAGACAAACGAGGTTCGGGCGAAAAAGGGGATCAATAAGGCCTTTTCAGAGCATAAGATCGCGTATACGATCGTCTACATTATTTTCACGTTGTATGCGATCACGCTGGTCTATCCGCTCTTATGGGTATTCGTTCAATCCTTCCGCTCGAAGATTGATTTCTTTTGGTATCCGCTGGATTTCCCCAAATCCTTTTACGGGGAAAACTATCTGAGGATATTTACCGAGTATAATATGGCGGAACTGTTTGCAAACAGCATCGTTCTGTCTGTGTGCGGAACTTTCGCTTCGATTCTGGCGAGTTCCTGCGCCGCCTATGTGGTCAGTAAATATAATTTCAAATTGCGCAACGTCATCTACGGGTTGGTCATCGTTACGATGATCATCCCGACGACGGGCAGCATCGCCACGACCTATCGCCTGATGAACGATACGGGGTTGGCGGGCACGCATATCGGCTTGATCATCATGTATTCGGGCGGATTCGGTTTCAACTTCTTCCTACTGTACGGTTTTTTCAAGAATCTGTCCTTGACGTACGCGGAATCGGCGAAGATCGACGGCGCAGGGCATGCGACCATCTTTTTCAAGATCATGCTTCCGCTCGCGAAACCGTCGCTGTTTGCGGTGGGTATCATCACGTTTATCGGGTATTGGAACGACTATTATGCGCCGTATATGTATTTGCGCAACTATCCCACGCTCGCAGTCGGCATCTATCAGTTGTCCTCGGATATCACGACGGGCGCCAATTCCTACGATTACCCCGCGCTGTTTGCGATCATGACGATCTCCGTCGTTCCCATTATTGTTCTTTTCAGCATCTTCCAGAAAACGATCATGGAAAATACGGTAGCCGGAGGTATTAAAGGCTGA